The DNA region CTCTAGGTTTTTGGGTGCGTTCAGGTATAAATGGTAATTTAAAATTCATAAATTATATTTATTTTTTATCGTGCAAATTTAATAAGCCTTTAAATAATTTATCATTTTTTGCTTGAGGAAATGTTTCCAAAAATATTGATATATAACTGGGGTCTTTAACAACAGCCTGACTTAAAAATTGATAAGCATCGGCTCTACGGTCTTCGAGTAAATATAAACCGGCCAAACGATATTGAATACGAACATTTTCTTCTACCTGGTTAAGGGCTTTTTCTAGTACAACAATGCTTTTATTTATGTTGCCTTTGGCTTGATAAATTTCGGATTGTAACAAAATATAATCTACTTCGTCGGGAATTTGCGATAAGGCTTTATTTATGTATATAAGAGCTTTATGATAATTTCTTTGATGATACATTAAATCGGCAAGATTAAAGTTAAGTTCAGGATCCTCGTTGTTAACTTTTTGTGCTAAAAACAAATAATGATGAGCCATATCGTAATCGTGTAGCATTAAGAAAAGTCCACCCAAGTTAACCAATGCTTGTATGTTTTCGGGGTTGCTTTCGTACGATTTTAAATAATAGGCTGTTGCATTTAAGTAATCGTTAAGATTTTCGTAACATTTACCAATATTTAGAAACACTTCCGACTCGTCGCCTAAATCTAATTCGATAATGGTTAAATATACTTCGAGCGATTTTTCATATTTTTTTAAATAATAAAGTATGGTTGCATAGGTATAAAGTGCTTGAGGGTGTTCGGGAAATATAGCAATGGCGTATTCAACACTTTCGAGTGCTTCTTCGTATTTCTTGGCTCTTATTTGTAAAATAGCTAAAATCACCCAATATTCGACACTGTAAGGGAATATTTGAATCGCTTTTTCGATATATTTTATGCTTTTGTTT from Bacteroidales bacterium includes:
- a CDS encoding tetratricopeptide repeat protein, which codes for MFEDFLEFDIDSWDQSFREAVKKDTHLYAPVEVYEFLIDYYFNEGKNNYAEKAIEWGIYLYPTSSEILLKKGYFLYRRKRFNEAIQTLKNAYIYDRDNIMAVIYIALCHIELGNIAKAQKYHQLSLQLLTEIEQNDNIFDNDEHDDEGLEFNPYVHIIFQLNDILQIEFVKNDFEQPFIVEKKLRKKDKYKIDFIESILLNITVSDKEKNSKAYWLENIALCNSLQNKLNKSIKYIEKAIQIFPYSVEYWVILAILQIRAKKYEEALESVEYAIAIFPEHPQALYTYATILYYLKKYEKSLEVYLTIIELDLGDESEVFLNIGKCYENLNDYLNATAYYLKSYESNPENIQALVNLGGLFLMLHDYDMAHHYLFLAQKVNNEDPELNFNLADLMYHQRNYHKALIYINKALSQIPDEVDYILLQSEIYQAKGNINKSIVVLEKALNQVEENVRIQYRLAGLYLLEDRRADAYQFLSQAVVKDPSYISIFLETFPQAKNDKLFKGLLNLHDKK